The following coding sequences are from one Methanonatronarchaeum thermophilum window:
- a CDS encoding DUF4013 domain-containing protein, which translates to MFIDALKYPLRSENTLITLTIGSLLLLASIFILPVFILVGFLTRTVKNTSCGNKVTRFRDYKSLFVRGLKFSGVIITYLLFFVFLMFLMALSAEVHRIAGLMIFWILIVPAYFGLMYLSPSILYHFSKKGMIKDAFQIKKILRTAYSLKYLKIAVLVLIVIPLLFGVLQASLAVTIIGWILVPAIIIYELIVYGRLVGQM; encoded by the coding sequence ATGTTTATTGATGCATTAAAGTATCCGTTAAGGAGTGAAAATACCCTTATAACCCTAACAATAGGTTCTCTACTACTATTAGCCTCAATATTTATACTACCAGTGTTTATTTTAGTAGGATTTCTGACCAGAACTGTAAAAAATACATCCTGTGGAAATAAAGTAACCCGTTTTAGAGACTATAAAAGTCTATTTGTAAGAGGATTAAAGTTTTCAGGCGTGATTATAACGTATCTTCTGTTTTTTGTGTTTCTTATGTTTTTAATGGCCTTATCAGCAGAGGTGCACCGTATTGCAGGTTTAATGATATTCTGGATATTAATAGTTCCTGCATACTTTGGTTTAATGTATTTATCACCCTCCATACTCTATCATTTCAGCAAAAAAGGGATGATAAAGGATGCGTTTCAAATTAAAAAAATATTAAGAACAGCTTACAGCCTTAAATACCTAAAGATTGCAGTATTAGTCTTGATAGTAATACCTTTACTATTCGGTGTCTTACAGGCTTCATTAGCTGTAACGATAATAGGATGGATATTGGTTCCTGCAATAATCATATATGAATTAATAGTTTATGGGAGACTAGTAGGTCAAATGTAA
- a CDS encoding tyrosine-type recombinase/integrase has translation MFSAGGEIRTREPLRDRILSPDQRRIEIEKNRFIFSESDIQEFLNRLKASGRSDLRIQELKNGLKRFGETVNWDCKLTDITEYIDNRRKEVSNVTLTKDIQMIKQFLKDQNIEWGKKIKRPTIERKKPKIVNKEDIIQLINKLKEVDVEQKYFYRAKTAIILSAVSGMRPWEIYRLNWEDIDLENRIINLPAKKTKTREERTVIFNKEAQTHLKNHKKNFPNQAFNKKTIYTLTNKINPKPETKLKHCRKYFSQQWDRQGLPTSIKEMLMGHFGTIDLTNYNNQTPENLKKIYDKANLKITEQ, from the coding sequence GTGTTTAGTGCGGGGGGCGAGATTCGAACTCGCGAACCCCTGCGGGACAGGATCTTAAGTCCTGACCAAAGAAGGATTGAAATCGAAAAAAACCGTTTTATTTTCTCTGAATCCGATATACAAGAGTTTTTAAATAGGCTAAAGGCTTCAGGAAGAAGTGACCTAAGAATACAAGAGTTAAAGAATGGTCTAAAACGATTTGGGGAAACTGTCAACTGGGATTGTAAACTAACTGACATAACCGAATACATCGATAATAGAAGAAAAGAAGTATCTAATGTAACTTTAACTAAAGACATACAGATGATTAAACAGTTTCTAAAAGACCAGAACATAGAATGGGGCAAGAAAATAAAGAGACCAACCATAGAGAGGAAGAAACCGAAAATCGTGAATAAAGAAGACATAATCCAACTAATCAATAAACTAAAAGAGGTAGATGTTGAACAAAAATACTTCTATAGAGCAAAAACAGCAATAATACTATCAGCTGTCTCAGGAATGAGACCATGGGAAATCTACAGGTTAAACTGGGAAGACATAGACCTGGAGAACCGAATAATCAACCTACCTGCCAAGAAAACAAAAACAAGAGAAGAAAGAACAGTCATATTCAACAAAGAAGCACAAACCCACCTAAAAAACCATAAAAAGAACTTCCCAAACCAAGCATTCAACAAAAAAACAATCTACACCCTAACCAACAAAATAAACCCAAAACCAGAAACCAAACTCAAACACTGCAGAAAATACTTCAGCCAACAATGGGACAGACAAGGACTCCCAACATCAATAAAAGAAATGCTAATGGGACACTTCGGAACCATAGACCTAACCAACTACAACAACCAAACCCCAGAAAACCTCAAAAAAATATACGACAAAGCAAACCTCAAAATAACAGAACAATAG
- a CDS encoding DUF4870 domain-containing protein → MGETSIGLDENIAGALAYLLGFVTGVILLFMEKDSQFVRYHAAQSTVIFGGLFVLAILFSVISTVLGLVGLGIITLVLWLVGIVVWLLALALWLYLMFTAYKGNKTRIPVAAGLAEKLL, encoded by the coding sequence ATGGGTGAGACTAGTATTGGTTTGGATGAAAACATTGCTGGAGCCCTTGCCTACCTATTGGGGTTTGTTACAGGTGTGATCTTGTTGTTTATGGAGAAGGACAGTCAGTTTGTCAGGTATCACGCAGCACAATCCACAGTGATTTTCGGTGGACTCTTCGTTCTAGCGATCTTATTTAGTGTAATATCAACGGTGTTAGGGTTGGTTGGACTAGGAATCATAACTTTAGTGTTATGGTTGGTAGGCATAGTTGTATGGCTATTAGCCCTAGCTTTATGGCTATACCTGATGTTCACAGCCTACAAAGGAAACAAAACCAGGATACCGGTGGCAGCAGGACTAGCAGAAAAACTACTGTAA
- a CDS encoding N-6 DNA methylase, whose protein sequence is MSSEAEIHFELQRHIQNAIDQHNQFNGMKFENSVPELNVNGGYADIVVFTERKEPFLVIEAKRPDSGDGNRNLDPYSPKVIEQAANYAFKIGAEYFATYNGRQLVLFQTFERGKNLLDRRSKAYEVKNIRKFASEFLKQLAALSQEEEKWEPKREKIIKRLKTFHKRLLNELKSSLKFKLDKNQGFQNRFVDWVEEQGWDIPENEAKERYTQQSAYLLMNKLLFYKILEDTSHDMPDLKLEELVKPDIRRKAFDKIIKKVDFEAVYEHEPIFDELHLTERAKIEVKEFLEELETYDLDKFKHDTIGHIYEEIIPPSERHALGQYYTPPTITELITKLTIKNPTDEILDPACGSGTFIINAYNRLKNLKKENYYPVTHQGILNQLYGIDINRFPAHLTALNLALQNLSTETREVNVEVEDFFNVQKSDGQVRIVHERASIRGSEETHQPKIPNKVDAVIGNPPYIRQEKIPDKERVREHLKDLGYEKFNERSDIYSYFFTHSFQFLKNGGRMGFITSDKWLTVGYGEDLQDFFLDNFKIKAIISFSKKVFEDPLVPTCITILEKSKDKTNSNIVKFLRIKEPMEINEIIDKIETTYESNILHEKQKYRLLTKKQKELRGTEKWNRFLFAPPIYWKLLNHEKITTLEEIAEVRRGITSGANKFFYLTEEEAEEWGIDSRFLTPLAKSIKQVDSVLFTKDDTDRLVIDLNDFVEEKFKDIDSSRIQGIELDEEKLPPKADLKEISSEEEYILHKLDEEGYENIFGYIVFSMWEKDWGRYNPPHKRPTCLQYRKQNKCWFNLGELRKPDIMFPAGCRKRLFACLNEGLVVDKRAYEINSSFREVLAGILNSSLIRFFRELHGRWNAGLNEMAVYETEDLPILDPRKIKKEEAKNIRNEILILSKKDRIKSKELDSVVLKPFDLNDINKKIYNYSKTLSKARREGTDVGELVSDLEDGIELEGAEIIGEDKSQKELGDF, encoded by the coding sequence TTGAGTTCTGAAGCCGAGATACATTTTGAATTACAAAGGCATATACAAAATGCGATAGACCAGCATAATCAATTCAATGGAATGAAGTTTGAGAATTCAGTACCTGAATTGAACGTTAATGGTGGTTATGCAGATATTGTTGTATTTACTGAAAGAAAAGAGCCCTTCTTAGTTATTGAAGCTAAAAGACCAGATTCCGGGGATGGAAACCGTAATTTAGATCCTTATTCTCCTAAAGTAATTGAGCAAGCAGCAAATTATGCTTTTAAGATAGGAGCTGAATATTTTGCTACATACAATGGTAGACAGTTAGTTTTATTTCAAACGTTTGAGAGAGGAAAAAACCTGTTAGATAGAAGAAGCAAAGCTTACGAAGTTAAAAACATCAGAAAATTTGCATCTGAATTTTTAAAACAACTTGCTGCATTAAGTCAAGAAGAAGAAAAATGGGAGCCAAAAAGAGAAAAAATTATAAAAAGACTTAAAACTTTCCATAAGAGGTTGTTAAATGAACTTAAATCTTCATTAAAATTCAAATTAGATAAAAATCAAGGTTTTCAGAACAGATTTGTAGACTGGGTAGAAGAACAAGGCTGGGATATCCCAGAAAATGAAGCTAAAGAAAGGTATACACAGCAATCTGCATACTTATTAATGAACAAACTTCTTTTCTATAAAATTCTTGAAGACACGAGCCACGATATGCCTGATTTGAAGCTAGAAGAACTAGTGAAACCAGACATAAGACGGAAAGCTTTTGATAAAATTATAAAGAAAGTTGATTTTGAAGCTGTTTACGAACACGAACCAATTTTTGACGAACTACATTTAACAGAAAGAGCAAAAATAGAAGTTAAAGAATTCCTTGAAGAATTAGAAACCTATGATTTAGATAAATTTAAGCATGATACCATAGGACACATATACGAGGAAATAATCCCCCCAAGTGAAAGACACGCATTAGGTCAGTACTATACTCCTCCCACTATAACTGAATTAATCACTAAACTAACGATAAAGAACCCAACGGATGAGATTTTAGACCCAGCATGTGGAAGTGGAACCTTTATAATCAATGCTTACAATCGCCTTAAAAATCTGAAAAAAGAAAACTATTATCCTGTAACCCATCAAGGAATTTTAAACCAATTATATGGAATAGACATAAATAGGTTTCCAGCTCACCTTACTGCATTAAATTTAGCTTTACAAAACCTTTCAACAGAAACAAGAGAAGTAAATGTAGAAGTAGAAGACTTTTTCAATGTTCAAAAAAGTGACGGACAGGTAAGAATAGTCCATGAAAGAGCTAGTATACGGGGATCCGAGGAAACCCATCAACCAAAAATACCTAACAAAGTCGATGCAGTAATAGGAAACCCACCATATATCAGACAAGAAAAGATTCCAGACAAAGAAAGGGTAAGAGAACACTTGAAAGACTTAGGTTATGAAAAATTTAATGAAAGATCTGACATATATAGCTATTTCTTCACACATTCCTTTCAATTCCTCAAAAATGGGGGGAGAATGGGCTTCATAACTTCAGACAAATGGCTAACTGTAGGATACGGGGAAGACCTACAAGATTTCTTCTTAGACAACTTCAAAATAAAAGCAATAATAAGTTTTAGCAAAAAAGTCTTTGAAGATCCATTAGTACCCACCTGCATAACAATACTAGAAAAATCAAAAGACAAAACAAATTCTAATATTGTAAAATTCCTACGAATAAAAGAACCAATGGAAATCAACGAAATTATCGATAAAATTGAGACAACATATGAATCCAATATACTCCACGAAAAACAAAAATACAGACTTTTAACAAAAAAACAAAAAGAATTAAGAGGCACAGAGAAATGGAATAGATTTCTATTCGCACCCCCTATATACTGGAAATTACTGAACCATGAAAAAATAACTACACTAGAAGAAATAGCTGAAGTAAGAAGGGGCATAACTTCTGGTGCAAATAAGTTTTTCTATTTAACTGAAGAGGAAGCAGAGGAATGGGGGATAGATTCTAGATTTCTCACTCCATTGGCTAAATCTATCAAGCAAGTAGATTCAGTTTTATTTACAAAAGATGATACTGACAGGCTAGTGATAGACCTAAATGATTTTGTTGAAGAAAAGTTTAAAGATATAGATTCTTCAAGAATTCAGGGAATAGAGTTAGATGAGGAAAAACTGCCCCCGAAAGCTGATTTAAAAGAGATTAGCTCTGAAGAAGAGTATATTCTTCATAAACTAGATGAAGAAGGTTATGAAAACATTTTTGGATATATCGTTTTTTCAATGTGGGAAAAGGATTGGGGTCGTTACAACCCTCCACACAAAAGACCAACCTGCCTCCAATACAGAAAACAAAATAAATGCTGGTTCAATCTAGGAGAACTTAGAAAACCGGATATAATGTTCCCAGCAGGTTGTAGAAAAAGATTATTTGCATGTTTAAATGAAGGATTAGTAGTAGATAAAAGAGCATATGAAATTAATTCTAGCTTTAGGGAAGTCCTAGCTGGTATTTTAAATTCTTCTTTAATTAGATTTTTTAGAGAACTTCATGGAAGATGGAATGCAGGCTTGAACGAGATGGCCGTTTACGAAACAGAAGATCTTCCAATTCTTGACCCTAGAAAAATTAAGAAGGAGGAAGCAAAAAATATAAGGAACGAGATATTAATTCTCTCTAAAAAAGATAGAATAAAGAGTAAGGAGCTTGATTCAGTTGTTTTAAAACCTTTTGATTTAAATGATATAAATAAAAAGATATATAACTATTCTAAAACCTTATCTAAAGCTAGGAGAGAAGGAACTGATGTCGGGGAACTTGTTTCAGATTTAGAAGATGGAATAGAGTTGGAAGGTGCTGAAATAATAGGGGAAGATAAAAGCCAAAAAGAACTTGGTGATTTTTGA